The segment TTGCCATAACTCACAGGAGCGGAACTGGCGCGAGGGACAGGTCCAGGACGGAGGGAGAAGACACAAAGCCCTCCGGTCTAGGTGAGCGGTGGGTCGGGTCTCTTAGTCTCAGAATCCTTTATTGAAGTACGTGCTGTATGTTGCTGAGATTGCATGTCAGGAGAAGCCTTAAGGAGAAGTGTTGGGAAGGTGGCTGCAGCAAAAGGATGGCTTACGTCCGTCTTGAGAGATGAGTCAGAAACATCCTCTTGATTTTAGAGCCGGCTGGCAGCATGGGGGCCGGGTGGCACAGGCTCCCTTTCCCTGCCCTCAAGTTCTCAGTGAGTAACCAGTGCCTGCATTTTGCCGGCTCCTTGAAGGGTTCAGGTACCCCTGGGGGTGAGGTGCCCCGCCGCCCGCCGCCTCCCAGAGCTGGTCGGACCCCATGTGTGTGGCTGTGAGTGGGCAGCCAGTGGGCTGGACAGGGTGTCGGCATGTTGCTGCTGCTTGGTGGCCCAGGTGGGCAGGGCTCTGCTGTGGGCTGACTTCCTTGCTGAGCCAGGGGTCAAATGCAGTGGTGTTGGGGGATGAAGATGTGGTACGTTTGCCAGCTCTTTGGGACACACCTGTGATGAAGGTTGGTTCTTGTAAAATCCCGACTCCCGGGGGTGCAGAAGCAGGGGTTTCCGTATCCCCCGAGGAACCCCCAGACCCTCCACCCTGACTTAGGTCCCGGGGGAGCTTGGACCATCAACCCCAGCTGTGGTCACTCCCGAGCCTCCTCAGTAATCCACGCACCTCTAGTTATACGTGCAATGCTTTTGGTGGACACTCTTGTTCATCACTGAGAAACCAGGGCAGGTGCAGGCTCCCCACCACCTCCCGTCCCCACTCAGGACCCAGCTCCTGCTGCTCTGCTCCGCTCTGCACGCCCAGCCCCCCTCTGCCAGgagcccccccacccacccacccatcgcCCTCTCCAGCTCCACACATCTCACCTGTGGACGGACGGACTGAGTGGCGCCGCCCGTGCAGCGCTGGTTCCATGGGTGACGTGCACAGCAGACTCCAGGGGGCAGAGGGGCTTTTCAATGTCTTTTGCTTTCAGAAACAGGGAATTTATATTCTAAGGCCttgaaatgattttgtttttcctcatAAAATAGTCAGataagctaattttaaaaaaagaaatgccattGAGTATGTGCATTGTGGTTTAAAATTACTAACGAGTTCTGGGAAAGAAAAGTAATATTTGATTTTGGAtcttacatgtttttaaaaattagatttgaaTGGGCAGAAGGAtgagtattttgtttctttggggaGGATATGTGGAAAGGGTGTGAGAGTTTGGGATCGGAGAAGTATTTTGCAGAGCTATCAAtgtccaaataatttttaaaaagtaataaaggtATTTAAGCTTCAAGTCTGCCCTATTTCTAAATCAAGACAGTTCTGGTGGATTTTCAACCTTCCACTTCAGGAAagtgcaggttccatctctggtcaagaaccaagatcccacacgcctcggaACAATTAAGCCTgggtgccacaactcctgagccacCACAAGGAGCCTGGGTGCTGAAAcggactcaacacagccaaaaataaaacaaaattttaaaaataaaaatggtccacatcaaaaaatcctttaaaagttGACCATTTTAGCCAAtttgaagtgtacaattcagtgatgtTAAGCACATTCATAGTGTACAAGCTTCACCACTGTCATCTCCAGAACCTTCCCTGCTTCCCATAGTAGAGCTCAGGCCCCTTTAAACACCAGCTCCTCACCCCCAGCCACTGACACCCAccactctactttctgtctctgtggatctgACCACTCCAGGGACTTTGTGTAAGTGGAATCaccagtatttgtccttttgtgactggcctgTTTCACTTAACGTGTCTGAgaacttcctttttaaggctgaagaaCAGACCACTGTATAGACCACTTtcctttatctgttcatccatcaaCGAACACTTGCATTCCTCCCACTTCAAGGGCATTGCAAATAATGAAAATGGGTGTACAAATTCCTCTTCAAGTCTCTGCTTTAACTTCTGGacatatactcagaagtggaattgctagatcagatggtaggtctatttttaacttttgaggaacttccatactgttttccatagttggctgcaccattttacattcctaccaacagtgctggagaaggaaaacggcaacctgctctggtattcctgcctggagaatcccatgcacagaagagcctggtgtgctacagtccatggggttgcaaagagtcggacatgactgagtgactaacgcacaccaacagtgcacaagagttccaatttctccatgttctcaccagcacttgttataTGTACATACATTACACATACGTACATTACACACATCCTAACGGATGTGCAGGGTTATCTCactggttttgacttgcatttccctaatggctagtGGTGTGGAGCACCTTTTAACATGTTGTTGGCCAtattgtcttctttggagaaatgtctactcaagTCTTTTCTGCGTTTTAAAAATCAGGTGGTTGTGTTGCTGTTGGTCAGtgacttctttatatattctggatattaaccccttatcaggtaCCCGCCTGGCAGATATTTTCCCCCACTTCTTGGGTTtactttttcactctgttgatatGGTATCCTTTGATGCACAAGTTGAATATTTTCAGAGATCCAGCAGCAGCCTGTCTAGAAGTTTGTCAATGCTCAAAGATTACTcaggtgagggacttccctggtggttcagtggttaagaactcactgcaatgcagaggatgcaggtttgatccctggttgggaaactaagatcccacatgctgcacagcaactAAGTCCAAAGATTCCTTGGGTGATGCGAACATATGAGGTTCCTAGTTGGCTTCCCAGGCTTGGGTCTGGAGGACCCAGACATTCCAAACAGGAAAGGCCGGTTTGGTCTTCAGGTTATCTCTCTTGATCCTGGGAGTGGCCTGATTCCACATTATTTATGAAGAAAGAGACCCTTTGGAGATTGCGAGTGAAGCAGACACAGCAGAGGTCCCAGGGTTCTTGGAAGGTGGGTCACATTTCAGGACATTTCTGTGTCCCTGAGTGTAAACCGATAGCACACCTCTGTGGGCACAAGTGTGGCAGTGGGAGCCAGGAGCTGCATCTGGGGCAGAGACCTGCTCTCCATGGGCCGGGGCTCCACACCTGCCTGTACCTCTCAGTTCCCAAAGgctctcccctcccatcccctgTGAACCTCACGGAGCCAAACATGTAGGTGTTCTCCCCGCAGTCTGCCTGTTACCCTGCAGTCACTGGACTTCACATCTCAGCCCCACTGTTAACAGCTTGAGCTGCTGGGTCAGGTACTTTACAGGGCTCGTATCGTGGCTTTATCAGCAGTGGAGGAGAAGAGCAAGCTGGGCTTACAACACCCCTCTTCAGCCCAGAGCCTTGTGCATAACGGTGTTGGCAAACATGGACTGAATCTGGGGAAGATGTAACACCACCAAGGAGACTCGACTGACAGTGGCTCTGGCATTCAAGGAGGACTTACGAGCAAtcaaattatttcacttttacAACAACCATGTTATCCCTGTTTTTAGAGTGTAGAAGAGGTTAAGAAATTTAACCAAGCTCACAGTTATGAACCTTGAATTTGAACACAGCATGATTTCCAATATCCTGCTCCCCACTCCCAACCTTGTATTAAAAACATACagaagggaatttcctggtggttcggtggttaagactctgcacttccactctGCATagagcccaagttcaatccctggctggagaactaGGATCCTGATGCCTTGAGGCCTGGCAAAAAAAAGCATCCTCAGAGAgctgtgtctctgtctccctcctttgtcCCTGTGCAGACTCCCGGAAGAAAGGCCATGTAAGGACAGGGCAAGAAGGCAGTGGTCTGTAAGGCAGGAATAGGGCCCTCACTAGAACCCAGCCATGTTGgcaccctgaccttggacttccaaccatggggtcacaaagagccagacacaactgaaccactgaacaacaactgtaaTATCTAACATTCTATCCAAAGTCAAAATTTCCCCAATTGTCCTCAGAATGTCTTCTCATAACTCCTTTTAAACATTTCAACCAGAATCCAGGCAAAGTTCACACGTTATATTTAACATCTTTTAATCCGGTACAAtccttcccccatcccatccACCTATATCACTGACAATTTTGAATACAGCCCACTTGTCCTATAAAAAGTACCACTTTCtagtttgtctgatgtttcctcaaGTCTAAACTCAGATACAGCAGTTTCAGGTAAGGATTGCACTTAGGAGATGCTGTCTCGACTGCATCCTATGAGGAGGCATCCGATCGGCAGGTAGGAAGGCGAAGTTGGGGACAGACGTTTAACCTCAACGCAAAAGAAGCCACTAGGCTTTCAGCTCGGCGCCTTTTCTTTACACCAGCAAAGCCGGCTGAGCTTGGGACCCGCAATGCGGAGTCCATCAACTGAGGGTCCCTCTCTACCTCCCACGCCCCATTCCTGCCCTCCTTCGCCTGGCCCCGCCCCGCCGGCCGGGCCCCGCCCCGGTCCAGCCCACCCCGCTTCCCCAGCCTCTGCCAACCCAGCGGCGGAACTAATATCTCTCCCCTCGACATCTCCCGCCCGGACTCTGAATCCCCGAGCGCCAGGCGAACGGGGACGCTGTTCTCCGTGGGCTTCCGGCGCACGCTGGTCGGCCGAAGCCGACGGTGCCAGAGTTCAGGGGTCCGCTGCCGTCTCTCCGGCCGGTGCGCCCGGTTCAGCTGCCGCCATGGGAATCTTGGAGAAGATCTCCGAGATCGAGAAAGAGATCGCCCGCACGCAGAAGAATAAGGGTGAGGGCCGGCCCCGCGGGGCGTCTCCCGCCACGGCTGCGGGCGGCGGGCAGGAGCCGTCGGGGCCGGGCGGGATCAGGGCCGGACCACAGGGCCGAGAACCTCAGCTCTCGGAGCAGCGTCCGACCTGGATAGGCAGGGTCGGggttcgaacccgggtctcctggcgGCTGGGCCTGGGGAGTTGGCGCTCTGCCCTTTCTTTAGTGGGGGGCCGTCCAGGAGGAGACCTAACAGGTACATCCTCGCCAGCAGCCTGGAGCCGTTAGGTGGGTGGAGGCGGTCCTGACTTGAGTCTGGCGGACCTGGGTTTGGGCCCGGTCTCCAAGCTTGGGAAGTCACCTCACAGTTCTTGGCTCTGCTGCACTGACTCACACCTTGTAGGGCAGCTGGCTTCCTCGGCCGCTGCCTGATGAATACTGAAGGACTTCATCTTCCCAGCGACAGCAGAAAACACCCCCAGAATGCCCCCAGGAGTGGTACCGCTCGGGCTGAGAACCCCTGACAGTGGGTCTCCAGGTCTCAGTAAGGAGCTTTTGtcctaagtgaagtgaaaagcCAAGGGCATTTTAACTGAGTGGTGGTTTTCTTCTCTGATCTCCTTGACAACGATTGCTACCTGGCTCTGGGGCCTCCTGGCCAGCATTCAGAGCATATGGGTCTCTCCCAGCCCGCCCTGGACACTTACCTCCCGTCTTGTGCTGTGTCTTCTAGCCACCGAGTACCACCTTGGTTTGCTGAAGGCGAAACTTGCCAAGTATCGGGCCCAGCTCCTGGAGCCGTCCAAATCGTCCTCCTCCAAAGGAGAGGGCTTTGATGTCATGAAGTCAGGCGATGCCCGTGTGGCACTGATCGGATTTCCCTCTGTGGGTAAGGTCAGTGATGGGCAGCGTGGGCCTCAGGAGGAAGGCGGCTTGTCTCCTCTCCCACCTGGATGCACCTCTTCCCTGCCTCTGAGTCGACTCCACAGACGGAGGAGAGCCAGCCTCTCCGGAGTCAGGCTGCACCCCTTTGTCAGCCCCACAGGGGTGTTGTCACCTCTCAGTCAGAGAGGCTCTGCTGGCCTCGGTCTCATTTACTGAGCGTGCACCACATGCCAGGCACACTCTGTCCCTGCTCCCTCAGACCCCCCTAGGTGGGAAGTAGGGGGCAGGAAAGCGGGAAGGGCAGGTTCGGGAGCCAGGGCGGCTGCTCTGTGAGCAGGTGTTTGAGCCCTGAGGAGTGGACCTTGAGGCGGAAGGAAGAGTAGGCTCACAGGCCCAGGTGGAGCCCGGGGcgcagcagcagtggcaggagggggagggtgggtggCAGTGAGGCCCTGAACTGGCCGGGTGTGACCTCGGTGCCCAGCTGCCCCCAGGCAGGCGGTTAGTAAGCACAGCCAGGCTCCGACTCCTTGAACATTGCTGGGGACTCATTCATCTTACCCTTTTCCCTCAATCTTACTTTCCAGTCTACAAGGCATTCTCTCCCGGATGAGAAGcccaggctggaagaagccacTCTAGTGACCAGGGGCTATGCTCTTGGGGTCTGGGTCCTATTGGCAATCAGGGCCCTGAGCACAGGAGGGCCCAGACCGCCCACTGCAGGGGTCAGACGGGTTCAGGGATGTCCCCCAGGTTGGCCTCTGGCAACCGTGACTCTCAGGGCTGCCTGTCTGCCCACACCTGTCTGCACCACCAGGTTTTTATCTTTCCTGAAGTTTCTAAGAGGCGCCCTGTGTGGAGAGTGTGTGACAGTGATTCTTTCACAAGCCTGAGGGTGTGTGAGTGAGCTGTGCCTGGCTTCCTGCTGACTAGGATGGGGTTGCCAGGCCAGGTTGCCCTCTTGGCACTGCCCACTGCTTTGCTGGCCTCTGGGCCATAGCATCCATCACTAGGGTCACTGTGCTCCCTGTTTTATCACCTCCTTCATGAGGTTGGGATCAGGAGGAGGTCCAGGGTCCTCCAGCACAGATGACTGAAGGCCAGGTCTCAGTCCACAGCATGGACTGGCTGCAGGGTCCATCCAGACCCTTTCCCGCTCACCCTCCCCCACAGTCAGCTGTCTCAGGCTGGGGGATCCCTATCCCCTTGCCCTCACTGGAGTAGCAGCTTTGTGCCATGGGGCTGTCACCCAGTTCAAGTCTGCCAGGCCCAGGAGGGTCTGGGGGTTCTGTGGAGCTGGGGACGGGCCCTGATACAGAGCAGGAACCCTCTTAGGAACCAGGTCCCTGTGTCCCTCACTCCAGATGGGCTTGAGGCCTTGGGCACAAAAGGGCCCTCTGATGTCCAACCCCCACTGGGCAGGGCCCGAGGTGACTTTTCCAGCTATTGTCATCACACCCCAGCCAGGGTAATTGGCAGGGAGGGGGGcccagtgtgtgggcttctccaggAGGCAGGGCACGACTGCCGCTGCAATGGCCTTCTCTCTCCTAGTCCACCTTCTTAAGTCTGATGACCTCCACCGCCAGCGAGGCTGCATCCTATGAATTCACAACCCTGACCTGCATCCCTGGGGTCATTGAAGTAAGTTGGGGTTCGCTGGGCCCCGGGAGGGAGGGTGAGCTTGTGTGTGGGAAGGGGTTGCATGGGGGAGACTCTTGGCTGAGCTGCCCTGGCCTCAAGCATGGACACCTCTGGGGACTGGGGCTGCCGGGACCCCAGAGACGCCTGGCCCATCCTGCAGTCCAGGCTGGTTCCAAGGATCTGCCAGTGTGAAGCTCTCCCTGGTTCCCTGAGGCTGGCCAGCCAGGCCCTGTTCTCCATGAAGCTTTGGAGCGCTGGGCAGCCGGGGCCCTGTGGCCTTGGACCTCCCACCTACCCACTGAGGTGGTTTCTTTGAAGCACTGTCAGCACCAGCAGTGACTACTGTGGGCCCCTCCCAGGAGGCCTCCCCACTCTCAGGGCATGGGCTGCGCTGGGCTTGCTGGGGTGGGACGAGGCTCAGACCCGGCCCTGGGGCCGAGCCAGGTTCAGCCGGGCCCTTCCCAGCCCGCCAGCTCCACCTCACTCTTCTGCTTCCTAGTACAAAGGTGCCAACATCCAGCTCCTGGACCTCCCTGGAATCATCGAAGGCGCAGCACAAGGTGGGGGCAGGAGTGGGCAGTGGGGGTGGAGGCTCAGGCCTTGGTGGGGGCACAGTGGGGAGCGCTACTCCTCCCCAGGTGCTGATGTCGGCTTCCTCCTAAAACTGACATCTCTATGAGTAGGACGGGGTTTAAGAGACATGCCTGCTCCAGGATGACAGGTGGCAGAGTCCATGCGGGTCTATAAGGAGAGGagtctgggctccctgtgctaggGGTCCCACAGCCCTGCGCTTGTCACTGTAACCAGCACCCACCTTTCTGACCAGGGAAAGGCCGTGGCCGGCAGGTGATCGCTGTGGCCCGCACAGCTGATGTCGTCATCATGATGCTGGATGCCACCAAGGGCGAGGTTCAAAGGTCTGCGGTGGGGCGGGGTAGGCTGGCatgcccagggaagccctggggtgggtggtgggacaCTGGCTGCAGCTCTTGTGTCCCTGAACTCCTGGTGGGTGGTCCAGGGCACTTGGCCCTGTTACACATGAGAGCAGGGGCAGGGTGGTCCACAGCTGCACCCAGTGTGGGTGGCCTCCTCAGGAGGCTTGCGTGTGGAGGCAGGGGCTGTGCCGTGCCGGCCTGGGTGCGCCGAGTGCTGCCCAGAGCCCACCAGGAGCCCAGCCCCAAGCAGCAGAGCCTCGTTCACACCCTGACCTGCGGCTGAGGGCACACCAGCCCGTCTCCCTTTGGCCTGACCAGAGTGTCCAGGGCTCTTCCTTGTTATCTCTGGTGGCTGGAAGCGATGTTCGGGAGCTGGTGGTGTGGGGGAGAGGGCTGGTCTTTGTCCAGgtatggggtggggggctgaCTGTGATACGGAGGCAGTGCAGCCTGCCCGGGACCCTTGTGAAGGCTGTGGGGCTCCACCAGGTCTCTGCTGGAGAAGGAGCTGGAGTCGGTGGGCATCCGCCTCAACAAGCACAAGCCCAACATCTACTTTAAGGTGAGGCCCATCACCTGTCACCTGGGCACGAGCTGGGGGCTAGGCTGCCAGCACGTGGGGTAGGGCAGGGCTGCAGCTGCCCCTCCATCAATGGTGCCTCCTTCTTTCTCCCCCAGCCCAAGAAAGGAGGCGGCATCTCCTTCAACTCCACAGTCACGCTGACTCAGTGCTCAGAGAAGCTGGTGCAGTTAATCCTGCATGAGTACAGCATCCTCACCagaagggcagggggagggggcaggggtgggtgatGCAGACCACCTGTTTGGGGccctcctggtgggggtggggggcaaggggCTGCTGGTGCACAGGTCATCCTTAACCTGAGCCCCTCAGAGATCTTCAACGCTGAGGTGCTCTTCCGAGAAGACTGCTCCCCAGACGAGTTCATAGACGTGATTGTGGGCAATCGCGTGTACATGCCATGCTTGTATGTAAGTGGCGCCAGGCCCTGTGGGAGGAGGAACCCCTGCCCCAGCTGACCTGGCAAGAGCCTCACCCCAGGGGCTGCTGAGTCATGCAGGCACATCCAGCTTAACCCCAGAGTGCATCCTGGTCTCTGGGGGCCGGACTTCAGGCCCCTTCCGCTGCacgccccctccccatccccgagGCAGCAGGTGGGGTCTGGTCCCACACAGCattgctcctcccctccccagcactCTCTGCCTTTCCAACCCTAGGTCTATAACAAGATTGACCAGATCTCAATGGAAGAAGTGGACCGCCTGGCCCGGAAACCTGACAGTGTGGTCATCAGGTGAGGCTAAGCAGAGCCAATCTGCTGAGCAGAGCCAATCTGTCTGGCCTCTGCGCAGCCTAAGGCAGAAGGCCGTCCTGGGGCTGCTCGTGACCTGGGCCAGGTCCTACGCTGACCAGGCTGGGACAGTGGGTGATGTGGGGTGGGCTCTGGTTCAGGAAACAGAAGGACTTCGTCCACCGAGGTCCAGGGTGAGAGTGGTTAGGGCTTCGTGGCTTAGCACTTAACCAGGGAGCCCCAGGCTGCCACTGAGGCCCTGGGAGATGTGGCTTCTGTCATCACCAGAAGGAAAAGGTCCCAACATCCTCAGGTGTGGCTTCTCTGAGGGGTGAGTCCCGGGGGCCACCTACGCCCCGGCCTACCATGGCTGCAGAGGCCTTGTGGGGGCAGCCTGGCCTCGTGCCGCGCCCTCTGCCGCACACTGCCTCCACCCACATGCTCTGTAGCACCACAGTGAGGCTCGGCTCCTGAGGAATTAAGACCTCGGGGACCAGGAAGGTGGTCTGGGCCCACGAGAGGACCGCTTCCTGGGCATCCCCAGCATCCACAGAGAGCAGCAGGCACAGGGGTCCCTCCTCAGGACACCTGCTCCCCTCCTGCTGCCACACCTGGGCCGCCAGCCACCCTGATGTGCTCACTCTCACCTCGGGGAAGGGTGGGACTCCACTCAGGATGGGGCAGCAGCAGAGGACCAAGCCAGGGCCCACCCGGCTGCTGAAACCCTTGCTGGGCTGCCGTTGGGGAGGGCTCTGTGCAGTCATCCTCTGCCCCCAGCTGCCCTGGCTGTCACAGGTGCCCTGGGCCCTCCAAGAGTGCCAGAGAGATGGCCGGGCTCTGTGGGCAGGAGCGTGATGGTGATGGGAGGCATGGCAGCTGAAGAGCTGTCGGGCCCACCGGTGTGCTGCCTTCGAGCACCAACAGGGCCGTACTAGTCTGGTGCTAGGAGCCCCAGGGCCGCTCTGACCAACCCCTCCTTCCTTCCGGCAGCTGCGGCATGAAGCTGAACCTGGACTATCTGTTGGAGATGCTATGGGAGTACCTGGCCCTGACCTGCATCTACACCAAGAAGAGAGGCCGTGAGTCTGGCACAGCCGCCCTCCCCCTTTTGCTAACCCTGGCCTAGCAGGCTCCATGTGAGAGCCTCTCCTGTTTTTAAGCCAGCACCACCCTCTACCTGGGCCCTAGTGGCACAGGAAGCCAAGTTCCAGGGGGCACTGAGGGGGAGACAGCCCAGCAGTGGATTCCCCAGTGGTAACAGGCCCCACGTCCAAGCTTTAGGGAACCGGTAGCACAGAAGCCTCCCCCAAGTCCCACCCCTGAGCACACGCCTCGCAGGTGAGTCTGGGCAGTTAGCATCAGCAGAGGGAGACGAGCTGCCCAGCTGGAGCTGGTCCAGTCCAAGTTCTCCTGCGGGTCCCCTTGGCCAGGGCTCTCACGGCTGACAGTCTTGCAGGGGTCTGCACCTGGATGGGGGTGTGTTTTGATTTTCTGTGTCGAGTCAAGGCTGTAGAGCCTGCCTGACCAGGACTCTTAGTGAGGGTATGCCAGAGAGCAGGGGGGCAGTCGGTGGAGAATGGAAGGGCCCTTGTTCCCTGTAAAGAGAAGCCTTGTGGCATCGCA is part of the Bubalus kerabau isolate K-KA32 ecotype Philippines breed swamp buffalo chromosome 4, PCC_UOA_SB_1v2, whole genome shotgun sequence genome and harbors:
- the DRG2 gene encoding developmentally-regulated GTP-binding protein 2, yielding MGILEKISEIEKEIARTQKNKATEYHLGLLKAKLAKYRAQLLEPSKSSSSKGEGFDVMKSGDARVALIGFPSVGKSTFLSLMTSTASEAASYEFTTLTCIPGVIEYKGANIQLLDLPGIIEGAAQGKGRGRQVIAVARTADVVIMMLDATKGEVQRSLLEKELESVGIRLNKHKPNIYFKPKKGGGISFNSTVTLTQCSEKLVQLILHEYKIFNAEVLFREDCSPDEFIDVIVGNRVYMPCLYVYNKIDQISMEEVDRLARKPDSVVISCGMKLNLDYLLEMLWEYLALTCIYTKKRGQRPDFTDAIILRKGASVEHVCHRIHRSLASQFKYALVWGTSTKYSPQRVGLTHTMEHEDVIQIVKK